A DNA window from Hordeum vulgare subsp. vulgare chromosome 1H, MorexV3_pseudomolecules_assembly, whole genome shotgun sequence contains the following coding sequences:
- the LOC123427134 gene encoding pentatricopeptide repeat-containing protein At5g65560-like has translation MRRPSPPAAAAAAAESIDALALALRFSTSAAAAAVPPPPDLNPPRLDPSDVRSHNAALIAYSSRGSRAPRLAHLLASFGAMLKSGAPPNRCTYNTLINAHCKLALLADARAALVRMREAGLAPDTFTYNCLMLGLCRAGLLAAACGLFVQMPRRWGACYDRYSYTILIKGLCAAGRIDDACRVFAKMSRGWCRPGVHTYTVLLDGLCKVRRVGEAEALLGEMVNKGVVPNVVTYNALIGGLCQEGRFDDVTKLLEKMEIQRHSPDCWTYTQVVHGLCKHGKVGHGAKVLHEAIGKGVALEVLTYNALINGYCKGGDMKAALDVLQLMKRNRVNPGVQTFNEVIHGFCCGGKVHKAMAFLTQMAGAGLSPNTVTFNSLISGQCSVGERKIALRLLDLMEEYGVLPDRQTYAIFIDALCDEGQLEEAHSLFSCLPMKGIKAHNVIYTSLVHGYCQVGDIDSAFGLMEKMASENCMPDVHTYNTLIDGLCKVKRLDRAIDLLDKMKKQGIEPTTCTFNILIKQMLWDKKHADAAKMYEQMISSGCKPDKQTYTLKISTDWFEGATKEENIDMAVVEMHEAGVFPDVETYNAIIKAYVDAGLKEKAFFAHVKMLSVPIDPDCTTYSILLNYMCNKDDSDAFDNEKIWKMVDVRNLQELFEQMCESDAAPGISTYKALLRGLCNQCRLEEVEWLLLKMQGNSILLDEDMSDYLLGCYCNLEMYREACEQFRSMAHQSFQPGLKSCCLLLSGLCDSGDHGMAVSIFSDMLGLGYNYDEVVWKLLIDCLHEKGHAGACLEMLSVMDAKKCVASTRTYASLVRLVAELNEDLV, from the coding sequence AtgcgccgcccctcgccgccggcggcggcggcggcggcggcggagtccatcgacgccctcgccctcgccctccgctTCTCCACCTCTGCCGCAGCGGCAGCCGTTCCACCCCCTCCCGACCTGAACCCCCCTCGCCTCGACCCCTCCGACGTCCGATCCCACAATGCCGCCCTCATCGCATATTCTTCCAGGGGCAGTCGGGCGCCGCGCCTCGCGCACCTCCTGGCCTCCTTCGGCGCCATGCTAAAGTCCGGTGCACCTCCCAATCGCTGTACCTACAACACGCTCATCAACGCGCACTGCAAGCTCGCCCTCCTCGCGGACGCCAGGGCCGCTCTGGTTCGGATGCGCGAGGCGGGGCTCGCGCCGGACACCTTCACCTACAACTGCCTCATGCTCGGGCTCTGCAGGGCCGGCCTCCTCGCAGCTGCGTGCGGCTTGTTCGTGCAAATGCCACGCCGTTGGGGTGCCTGCTACGACAGATACTCCTACACTatcctgatcaagggtctgtgtgCCGCGGGGCGCATAGACGATGCCTGTAGGGTGTTTGCAAAAATGTCGAGGGGCTGGTGCAGACCCGGGGTGCACACATACACTGTGCTGCTCGATGGGCTCTGCAAGGTTAGGCGTGTCGGGGAGGCCGAGGCTTTGTTGGGTGAGATGGTCAACAAGGGTGTGGTGCCAAACGTTGTGACTTATAATGCCTTAATTGGCGGACTTTGTCAAGAGGGGAGGTTCGATGATGTGACTAAGTTATTGGAGAAAATGGAGATACAGCGGCATTCTCCGGATTGCTGGACATATACCCAGGTTGTCCATGGTCTGTGCAAGCATGGAAAGGTGGGGCATGGTGCCAAGGTGTTGCATGAAGCCATAGGGAAGGGCGTTGCTCTTGAAGTTCTCACTTATAATGCGTTGATTAATGGGTATTGCAAGGGCGGTGATATGAAGGCTGCTCTTGATGTTTTGCAGTTGATGAAGAGGAATAGGGTCAACCCAGGTGTCCAAACTTTTAATGAGGTGATCCATGGATTCTGTTGCGGCGGTAAAGTGCATAAGGCGATGGCCTTCTTGACACAAATGGCTGGGGCTGGGTTGTCGCCGAATACTGTTACATTCAACTCGCTGATATCTGGTCAGTGTAGCGTGGGTGAAAGGAAGATTGCTCTCCGGTTGCTTGATTTGATGGAGGAGTATGGCGTTCTTCCAGATCGACAAACCTATGCTATCTTTATAGATGCTCTTTGTGACGAAGGTCAACTGGAGGAGGCTCATTCTCTCTTTTCTTGTCTTCCTATGAAAGGTATTAAGGCACACAACGTCATATATACTTCACTGGTTCATGGATATTGCCAAGTAGGTGATATTGATTCTGCTTTTGGGCTGATGGAGAAGATGGCTTCAGAGAACTGTATGCCTGATGTTCACACCTACAACACCCTTATTGATGGTCTGTGCAAAGTGAAAAGATTGGATAGGGCTATAGATTTACTAGATAAGATGAAGAAGCAGGGGATAGAACCAACGACCTGTACATTTAACATTCTCATCAAGCAAATGCTTTGGGACAAGAAGCACGCAGATGCTGCCAAGATGTATGAGCAAATGATATCTTCTGGTTGCAAACCTGACAAACAGACATATACACTGAAAATCAGTACAGATTGGTTTGAAGGTGCAACGAAGGAAGAAAATATAGACATGGCTGTTGTTGAAATGCATGAAGCAGGTGTTTTTCCAGATGTGGAAACATATAACGCTATCATAAAGGCGTATGTTGATGCTGGCCTGAAGGAGAAAGCCTTCTTTGCACATGTGAAGATGCTTTCTGTCCCTATTGATCCAGATTGTACAACATATTCGATATTGCTTAATTATATGTGTAACAAGGATGACAGTGATGCATTTGATAATGAAAAAATATGGAAGATGGTAGATGTGAGAAATCTGCAGGAGCTTTttgaacagatgtgtgaatctgatGCTGCTCCTGGCATTAGCACATACAAGGCATTGCTGAGGGGATTGTGTAATCAGTGTCGACTGGAGGAGGTGGAATGGCTGTTGCTAAAAATGCAGGGAAATAGCATTCTGTTGGATGAAGACATGTCTGATTATCTACTTGGTTGCTATTGTAACTTAGAAATGTACAGGGAAGCATGCGAGCAATTTAGATCGATGGCCCATCAGAGCTTTCAACCAGGGCTAAAGTCATGCTGCCTTCTTCTTTCTGGCCTTTGTGATAGTGGAGATCATGGGATGGCTGTATCAATTTTCAGTGACATGCTTGGCTTAGGGTACAACTATGATGAGGTTGTATGGAAACTTTTAATTGATTGCCTACATGAGAAGGGACATGCTGGGGCATGTTTAGAGATGCTTTCAGTGATGGATGCTAAAAAATGTGTTGCTAGCACTAGGACATATGCATCTTTAGTTCGTTTGGTTGCTGAACTGAATGAAGACCTTGTTTAA